A window from Triticum aestivum cultivar Chinese Spring chromosome 6D, IWGSC CS RefSeq v2.1, whole genome shotgun sequence encodes these proteins:
- the LOC123141600 gene encoding F-box protein At5g07610-like, translating into MTSRGRGGGGEHGCTEHGHVPATDRRGRDEDASPHSAPPFPFPEVALEMKKKQKLVQQPSPEIPDNALVEILSRVPYRSLCRFKCVSKSWLALCSDPGIRRRCPQTLTGFFYNRSGCGLSFRNLSGKGAPLVDPSLPFLRGRYERVEIQQCCGGLLLCRCWDLYKGRNKKKFGYAVCNPATGEWTVLTLIVLPDPVDGVPMIYDVNDLFLGFDAAVPSRFVVFAPLSNSFGEFAQVAIFSSETRRWTSVESEWPYKTVLLGGTACAYLNGTMHLTTHHGTIVTVDAEGKTWREIEDVMEDNREVVSIGHSQGSLHAWLIDNDKDPELCVWVLEDHASGKWTLNHTVEISELFGRQPDKDEACYSMLAIHPDCNLVFLTDNKKMTVSYDMDTRKVDVICTSGELLVGAPYVPCFVEMSAGGH; encoded by the exons ATGACgtcaagaggaagaggaggaggaggcgagcatGGCTGCACGGAGCACGGCCACGTACCGGCGACCGACCGCCGTGGCCGCGACGAGGACGCCTCTCCCCATTCCGCGCCGCCATTCCCCTTCCCTGAAGTAGCGCTCGAG atgaagaagaagcagaagctggTGCAGCAgccctcgccggagatccccgaCAACGCCCTCGTCGAGATCCTATCGCGGGTGCCCTACAGGTCGCTCTGCCGCTTCAAGTGCGTGTCCAAGTCGTGGCTCGCCCTCTGCTCCGACCCGGGCATCCGCAGGAGGTGCCCGCAGACCCTGACCGGCTTCTTCTACAACAGGAGCGGCTGCGGCCTCAGCTTCCGCAATCTGTCCGGGAAAGGGGCCCCGCTGGTCGACCCTTCGCTCCCGTTCCTACGAGGGCGCTACGAGCGCGTCGAGATCCAGCAGTGCTGCGGGGGCCTCCTCCTCTGCAGATGCTGGGACTTGTACAAAGGGCGGAACAAGAAGAAATTCGGGTACGCTGTGTGCAATCCTGCCACTGGGGAGTGGACTGTGCTGACCCTCATTGTTCTGCCGGACCCGGTGGACGGCGTTCCTATGATCTACGATGTGAACGATCTCTTCCTGGGGTTCGACGCCGCCGTTCCGTCCCGCTTCGTGGTGTTTGCGCCCCTGAGCAATTCCTTCGGCGAATTCGCGCAGGTGGCCATCTTCTCATCGGAGACTAGGCGGTGGACATCCGTGGAGAGCGAGTGGCCTTACAAAACCGTTCTTCTTGGTGGTACAGCTTGTGCCTACCTGAATGGCACTATGCATCTGACTACCCATCATGGTACAATAGTCACTGTCGACGCGGAGGGGAAGACTTGGAGGGAAATTGAGGATGTCATGGAGGACAACCGTGAGGTTGTTTCCATTGGGCATTCCCAGGGCAGCTTGCATGCTTGGCTGATAGATAATGATAAGGATCCTGAACTCTGTGTTTGGGTTCTTGAAGATCATGCTAGTGGAAAGTGGACCCTGAATCACACTGTTGAGATATCGGAACTTTTCGGGAGGCAGCCGGACAAAGACGAAGCCTGCTATAGCATGCTTGCGATCCATCCAGATTGTAATTTGGTTTTCCTCACCGACAACAAGAAGATGACAGTGTCGTATGATATGGATACTCGGAAAGTTGATGTTATCTGCACTTCTGGAGAACTCCTGGTTGGTGCACCTTATGTTCCCTGTTTTGTGGAAATGTCGGCAGGTGGTCACTGA